CATAttcattgatttgaaggaCCCAAGGCCTCTTTTCATGAATGGTCTCGACATGTGGTTAACAGTTTGATTGGGGGATAATGGGTATGATTTGGAAGGATTGGTGATCAATGAAACCAAGTTTGCTCGAGATATACCAGTTCGCTCTGTTAGAAACCTCAAAAGACTTGTATGTTTTACAAGCTTCAACACGAAGTTTTTGAGTTCCAGCTTGTATAACTTTAAGGTGGGTTTATCTTGAATCATCTCGTTCAAAAGTTTTGTTTCATCATGTTTAAGAAAGTTCTGTCCGTTCAATTGGAGCTCCAATTCCGATATGAGCTCTCGTAGTTGTAGGACATAAATGTAATCTTTCCCTTTGCTGACGGTGTCCCAGCACTTGTGCACAAAGTTATCCACCACTTCTTCGGAGTCCATTTTGTTTTGAGATGTGGTAGCTGATAGATATTTGTGTACGCGAAACAGCGCGCACCTCGACGAAGACGtgttggctgcaaaatagAACGGTACGAGGCTATTATACATAACCATCTATATTGTCGTTATATGGTTTCCCAGTGTTACTGATGGGTATATTTAACTAATGGTTGTTTTTTGAGCAATTTAcgtttgattttgatggaGTTGTGGGagtcttcaaagtctttggtggatttCACAAGATTTATAAGAACTGTGAGTTTTGTATAATACAATTTATATTACAGACATAAAGATTTGTTACCCTTTATTTTCGTAGGGATTATTGTTTTCAAATGTTAAGTTGGTTTTCAGTTTCACAAGCGGTGAACCGTTAGCTTCAGACTGGTAGGTGTTACCATTGGCTTCATTTGTTtctggttgcaaaatatcaGGTCCGTGAACTTCAGGTGGTATAACAGCAAcatgattttcttgaggtGAAGTCTTACCGGGAAGAGCTACTTCTTTAGTTACTTCAACATGGTTTGAGACTGAGAAACTTGGAACTTGAGAGCTTGGTTTGGAAGCTGGATCAGAATCGGGCATTATATAGTCAGCATCATTTTGACCAGATTCAAGTGGAAGAGCAAGGGTTGCAGGTTCTGGTAAACTAGTTTGTTGTACTGTAGCTGTAATATCTTCAGTCCTCTCAGTATTAGTAGCCGATTCTTCCAAAGGTGGTTCAATTGGAGTATCGGGTGTGTAGGTCCTCGGTTGGGTCTCTGGTGAAGTGTGAAGTGCTTCCTGAATCGGTAACAAGCCAAGAACTGAATATGATGGTGAGCGAACAGCAGCAGGCAATGCTACATGAGGCTTTTCAGAGTCGACTTTGGAGTAAGGATAAAACAGAATCGTCAGAGACCCTGAAAgcccaagttcttcaactggagccgattcttcaactggagCAGGCTCTTCAACTGGAGCAGGCTCTTCAACTGGAGCAGGCTCTTCAAGAGTAACTGGTTCTTCTATTGGCGCTGGTTGTTCAACTGAAGCTGGCTCTTCAACTGGAGCTGGCTCTTCAAGAGCAATTGCCTCCCTAACCGAGACAGGTGGGTCTTTGGCAACCTCTTCTGTCGAAATTTGCGGTAATTCAACATGCTGTGGtacttcttctcttttttgTGAAACTTCAGTCATTTGTGTGTAGTCTTGAGACTGCCCTACACGAGTAGTTTCAGggtgaagttgttgggTAAAATCCATCAAAAGCTGCACTTGCTCAAGTTCAGAATCATCTAAAGGCGTGGACAATTGTGAATCCTTGACAACTTCCTGCTCTAAATGTGGTTCACCTTCGGCCGCCGAATTTGGGTGTGATACACCATTATTTATAACAATATTGGTGTCAAAGTCTTGAGGGTGTTCTTTAGTTTCATTTTCCAAAGCAATTACCTGGTTGGGGACAGTCAACTCttgttttgcaaccaaagAAGCCTGGTTCTCTATTGTAAAATCTTGGTCATGCTCGCTATCTGGAAGAACAACGTCCACTTGGCTTCTATCAGTTTCGGGAATTTCCTTATCGCCTCTATCAAGATCTGTCACGTTGGTTTCAGGCACCACAGCTTCCGTAACACGCGACCAAGCAGCTTCCAGGGGTTTGCTCAACTTTTCTAGATCACTAGCACTCTCGTTGAAGTCTGTAGAAACATCCACGGTCTCAGTTTCATCAAGATCATTAGCTGCTTCAACTAGAGCATCTATTGGAGAGTAGCTGATGTGGTTCTGTGGACTTTCCTTTGACTTCACCGGTCTATCAGGGGAACGTTTTGCACCAGTGGGTGGTGACTGAGGAACGGCTGACGGAGGAGATTGGGCCTGTGTTTTGTTCCAACGTTGATACTCTTCAACCCTTTGTTTTAAACTTTTTATTGACTCGTACTTTCTGATGGAGGTTAGCAACTCGTAGTACAAGtcctcaagaagaatagCAGCTCCATAAACTTTCCGAAATATGAAGTATAACTGGCCAAGTGTCTCGTCAATGGAGAGGTCCAGCTGTTTGATCCTAGTAACCTGATGGGTATATAGGATTCCTGCCTTTTGTACGATGTTattcaactccaccaacttgaggTACTCTTGAGTGGGGTGGATTTGAAGTCTCTTCATATCTTCTGTGAACTTTATCAAGTCCAACAGGGACATTTGCTGAGACATATGATTGTCTTCGTTCTTACCTGAGGATACCAATTCACACACCGGACAAATGAAAacttcgtcatcatcaagcTCGTTTTCTTCGACCTTTACCTCTTCttttttgagtttcttggattctctcttcttcttagCCTTCTCACCACTCTTAGATTTCTTTGTGTCTTCCGTcttttcctcttcctcgACGGTGATGGTGTTGGAATCGTTAACGTCTTTTATACATGAATCATGGTACCATTCTTTACACTTATCACACTCGATCATTGTTCCGAATTCGTATTCCCGACAAACACAGTAGATTTGGTGCatgttgatatcatcattgtcatgaagaaacaaaaacgTAGTGGAGTTGGGGTAAGTGTCATCTTCGGTAGAGAAGCTTATATGGCATTTTCCCATAAACTTCTgtaacaacttgatgagcTCAACCGAAACAGCTCCTTTGGTATCAGCATTTTGCATGTCAATACTGGTGGTTGtcaccaaattcaagttcttgagtaGCTTGGTGTAAGTTTCAAGGAATTTTTCTGTGGCCTCGATAGGTTCATCGATCAATTTCCAGTCTTTGGGGCTGATAGGAAGCTTGGTCTCCTTTAATTCTTGCTGAAGCttttttgcttcttcaaacagGTACTCCTTTTCACCAGTTCGAAGATGATTGTTGAATTCATACAACCGTTGTAAAGTTTCCAAGGATGCCTTGAAGTCCAAGAGTTCATCGAACctgttgatatcaataAAAATCCGATTTTCATTAGGTAATTTGAGCTTTTCATCGATCTCATCGATTAAGTTATCCACATCTTTGATAGAGGATATATTGAGCTCCTCGAGGGCTAAACTGTGTTCCATTCGCTTGGTAATAGAATGGCTgtttttgatggttttTTCAATGATCAGAATCTTGTCAACATCTTTCGAGCCAAGAAGCTCTAAACCTTGCTGATAGAATTGTTCCAAGTCCTTTAGGGTAAAAAGTCTctttttgtctttgagaGGCTCACCACCAGACACAATGATATCAAAAGTCGCCATCCACTTCATTCTATCCCTTATCCTCATGATGAACTCAAGCGAGCTTAATCTGATCCCAAAAGACTTGCcgaaattgatcaaatcattgaactcTCTGAGGGAGGGGTTTTCTTTGGATATCAACAACCGAGTGCTTCTTTcgaagttttcaatttcattcttgaactcgataatttggtcaacttcCACACAGTCAAAGTTTAACGAAGGGATTTGGGAGATTAACTTAATCATCTGGGGAATTATTTCATTGGCGTCCGACAACACctgttcatcatcaccagcaTTTCTTATTCTCTGCTGATGTTTGATTGATATAATGGCCTGGCagtcttcaacaaacttaTTGGCCTCGTTTATAAAAGCTTTCAAGGACGCCAACTGGTGCTTGAAAGAAGTAACCATGATGGATTCTTTTTCACCGATTAGCCTATTGTAATGCTGAGCAACACTAAGATTGATGAGTATCTTTTCCCCATCTACAAGCAAAGCCTTGTAGTTCTTCAAAGGCATGGAAAAGTTTTCTTCCATCACCTCTTTATATTGCGACATCCACCCATTATAATCATCAGAATAGTTGGACAAGATTCTGCTGAACAGCCTTAACTTTTCATCGGAAACAAACAAGTGTAATTCGGCCCTTATTGACCCATCGTTAAGGTCGGGGATAGTCTTGGAATCGAGGTGCTCTTCTGCTTTGTTGATatccaagtactccaagAAGCTTTTTATAGATATATTCAACCTTTGGTTTGTGTGCACATCCAAAAGGACAACTTTGGA
Above is a window of Yamadazyma tenuis chromosome 1, complete sequence DNA encoding:
- the ECM5 gene encoding PLU-1-like protein (EggNog:ENOG503NZ53; COG:K); amino-acid sequence: MCGSNEHKNVVTPASQYIGTGPTGVVTDTDSGSSTTFSSVPVPSNLNLHPSLQPCSHGLNAAIKDDTKTPSLPTAIVHVTTDTDTCKDPVDVVQRYGRQGKLGGAIKVSPHRHPHSVSLNNFQFDAKNPFQSPESSVSILSRLRFCHRYLQWHKMIQAEVPSTSPSTAPEKAPSPIDLYELYATVTELGGFSELSESQWNSLSIRFNDRPVKSIYSTYLLKFEASQMDSLEMNNTGKRMLHSVCGSYKRFKRSVKVKSQKGFLLESPVSVEISQNSLSPCSQLNFHIKSVLDNSINIDDTARGVSGSTLESVIAEDAEFQNFVTGGSQISLEALESQYWSTIPDFNQHSLNPIRVPLRKSGLGSNINDSLSNSTQFEADSMSPWSLCNVSVLPNSLLSALHENDLNSRITDPTVVVGMTFSTDPWRCEDHFTLRINHQLTGFKKWYIVPESDFEKFENYLESVRKEQAVPTTDECLKYFDDTNENKRIKFEALKQSLYSSDADDIRLKHSNRVFQQLIEHKTSKPPVLDSFISPSKLTELGITFHTVLQKPGDYIITYPKTYAFNVSLGLSISEETNFASALWLDYAIEGEKWLLQHQILPSFSTFRLLVNLLSSFDSNTVSSSKLCLNSSVHSGVSSLYNKLYEEELELRNELRNQIAIRETTIDEKSLNDTTYISDDTLANVFPSKVVLLDVHTNQRLNISIKSFLEYLDINKAEEHLDSKTIPDLNDGSIRAELHLFVSDEKLRSFSRILSNYSDDYNGWMSQYKEVMEENFSMPLKNYKALLVDGEKILINLSVAQHYNRLIGEKESIMVTSFKHQLASLKAFINEANKFVEDCQAIISIKHQQRIRNAGDDEQVLSDANEIIPQMIKLISQIPSLNFDCVEVDQIIEFKNEIENFERSTRLLISKENPSLREFNDLINFGKSFGIRLSSLEFIMRIRDRMKWMATFDIIVSGGEPLKDKKRLFTLKDLEQFYQQGLELLGSKDVDKISIIEKTIKNSHSITKRMEHSLALEELNISSIKDVDNLIDEIDEKLKLPNENRIFIDINRFDELLDFKASLETLQRLYEFNNHLRTGEKEYSFEEAKKLQQELKETKLPISPKDWKLIDEPIEATEKFLETYTKLLKNLNLVTTTSIDMQNADTKGAVSVELIKLLQKFMGKCHISFSTEDDTYPNSTTFLFLHDNDDINMHQIYCVCREYEFGTMIECDKCKEWYHDSCIKDVNDSNTITVEEEEKTEDTKKSKSGEKAKKKRESKKLKKEEVKVEENELDDDEVFICPVCELVSSGKNEDNHMSQQMSSLDLIKFTEDMKRLQIHPTQEYLKLVELNNIVQKAGILYTHQVTRIKQSDLSIDETLGQLYFIFRKVYGAAILLEDLYYELLTSIRKYESIKSLKQRVEEYQRWNKTQAQSPPSAVPQSPPTGAKRSPDRPVKSKESPQNHISYSPIDALVEAANDLDETETVDVSTDFNESASDLEKLSKPSEAAWSRVTEAVVPETNVTDLDRGDKEIPETDRSQVDVVLPDSEHDQDFTIENQASLVAKQELTVPNQVIALENETKEHPQDFDTNIVINNGVSHPNSAAEGEPHLEQEVVKDSQLSTPLDDSELEQVQLLMDFTQQLHPETTRVGQSQDYTQMTEVSQKREEVPQHVELPQISTEEVAKDPPVSVREAIALEEPAPVEEPASVEQPAPIEEPVTLEEPAPVEEPAPVEEPAPVEESAPVEELGLSGSSTISFYPYSKVDSEKPHVALPAAVRSPSYSVLGLLPIQEALHTSPETQPRTYTPDTPIEPPLEESATNTERTEDITATVQQTSLPEPATLALPLESGQNDADYIMPDSDPASKPSSQVPSFSVSNHVEVTKEVALPGKTSPQENHVAVIPPEVHGPDILQPETNEANGNTYQSEANGSPLVKSKTNLTFENNNPYENKG